One Novipirellula galeiformis DNA window includes the following coding sequences:
- a CDS encoding oxidoreductase family protein has translation MKSNPLLIDLILQSTGAMAVAQTSPIQTLWSGYGEIVRVNLVHDRATSGQPATVILKHVSPPFSQGVSGGQRGLGGSSHPRGWNTCGSHDRKLLSYEVESTWYREFSARCDDACRVPHCYAARSLDGQWAFVLEDLDAAGFASRRSSLDREGVFVGLKWLAHFHAVFLHDSLAGLWPMGTYWHLATRRDEWHAMEPGALKDAAEAIDAKLNACRFLTAVHGDAKVANFCFTGDGTRAAAVDFQYVGTGCGMKDVAYFLSSCLSESECERGESDYLDCYFQALRQSLLSTGKEVDVEALELEWRAMYPFAWADFTRFLLGWCPGHHKLNRYSRRITADVLKTCG, from the coding sequence ATGAAATCGAACCCATTACTCATTGATCTGATTCTGCAATCCACCGGTGCGATGGCCGTGGCTCAGACGTCGCCGATCCAGACGCTCTGGAGCGGGTACGGTGAAATCGTTCGCGTCAATCTGGTTCATGATCGGGCCACTTCGGGCCAGCCCGCAACGGTGATCCTCAAGCACGTCTCGCCGCCATTCAGCCAAGGTGTCTCGGGCGGTCAGCGTGGCTTGGGCGGCTCGTCGCATCCGCGTGGCTGGAACACCTGCGGGTCGCATGACCGCAAGCTGCTATCCTACGAGGTCGAGTCGACTTGGTATCGAGAGTTCAGTGCCCGCTGTGACGACGCCTGTCGCGTGCCCCACTGTTACGCCGCTCGCTCGCTCGATGGCCAATGGGCCTTTGTGCTAGAGGATCTCGATGCGGCGGGGTTCGCATCGCGACGGTCGAGTCTCGATCGAGAGGGCGTTTTTGTCGGGCTGAAATGGTTGGCCCATTTTCATGCCGTTTTTCTGCACGATTCGCTGGCCGGACTGTGGCCCATGGGAACGTATTGGCATCTTGCCACGCGCCGCGACGAATGGCACGCAATGGAACCAGGGGCATTAAAGGACGCCGCCGAGGCGATCGACGCGAAACTCAATGCATGTCGCTTCTTGACCGCCGTTCACGGAGATGCCAAGGTCGCGAATTTCTGCTTCACGGGGGATGGCACTCGCGCGGCCGCCGTCGATTTTCAATACGTCGGTACCGGCTGTGGGATGAAAGATGTCGCCTACTTTCTTAGCAGTTGCCTTTCCGAGTCCGAGTGTGAGCGTGGTGAATCGGATTATTTGGATTGTTATTTCCAAGCGTTGCGTCAATCGCTGCTCTCGACGGGCAAGGAGGTGGACGTTGAGGCGTTGGAGTTAGAGTGGCGAGCGATGTACCCTTTCGCCTGGGCCGACTTTACCCGTTTTCTATTGGGGTGGTGTCCCGGCCATCACAAACTAAACCGATATAGCCGCCGGATCACTGCGGATGTGCTGAAAACGTGTGGCTAA
- a CDS encoding amidophosphoribosyltransferase, giving the protein MSELHHECGVAAIYHLSGRGRSPLCTSDGPRHISRLLPRMLLDIQNRGQLAAGMSTYDPDRASLLRTRKDVGAVTEVFRLNHRAKSESLMKHLAGRAAIGHVRYATCGQDDRNYAQPFERKHIHKRKWFSFCFNGQLANYGLLKERLLADGDHHLTLDTDTEIILHEFGRLLSHSPERIDWIDVLRQATAGFDGAYSLALLTAEGEMIVARDPLGVKPMCYANEGPLFAAASESVALLNLGFSDSQIKSLAPGHAIIIHPETGFRIERFAEEKSPAHCFFEWIYFANVASTLDDRSVYLSRTHLGEELARAERALGRVPLNSEDTIIVPVPDTSKAAADAMAFELSIPCREGLIRNRYAGRTFIEGGGARKAKAAAKYTPLREVLEGKRVILVEDSIVRSTTMNVLLDRIREVGGAKEIHVRVACPPIVAPCFYGIDMSTIDQLIAPKYFGVGGELTDEAQQKLADDLGADSLRYLPVDAIARAIGLPEDHLCRACVTGKYPTECGQHLYQIALDNRGNNIDSKRTYEQLAAALQQS; this is encoded by the coding sequence ATGAGCGAATTACATCACGAGTGTGGTGTTGCTGCCATTTACCATCTGTCGGGGCGTGGGCGAAGCCCACTGTGCACCTCCGACGGACCACGCCACATCTCGCGGTTGTTGCCGCGAATGCTGCTGGATATTCAAAATCGTGGCCAATTGGCCGCCGGCATGTCGACCTACGATCCCGATCGTGCGTCGCTGTTGAGAACGCGAAAAGACGTCGGGGCGGTGACCGAAGTCTTTCGGTTGAACCATCGTGCCAAGTCCGAATCGTTGATGAAGCATCTGGCCGGACGCGCCGCGATCGGTCACGTTCGCTACGCCACCTGTGGCCAAGACGATCGCAACTACGCCCAACCCTTTGAGCGTAAACATATTCATAAACGAAAATGGTTTAGCTTTTGCTTCAACGGACAACTCGCCAACTACGGTTTGTTGAAAGAGCGTTTGCTCGCCGACGGAGACCATCATCTGACCCTCGACACCGATACCGAAATCATCTTGCACGAGTTCGGTCGTCTGTTGAGCCATAGTCCCGAGCGGATTGATTGGATCGATGTTTTGCGGCAAGCGACGGCCGGGTTTGATGGCGCCTACAGTTTGGCGTTGTTGACCGCGGAAGGCGAGATGATCGTCGCGCGAGATCCGCTCGGGGTCAAACCAATGTGTTATGCCAACGAAGGTCCATTGTTCGCTGCGGCAAGCGAGAGTGTGGCCTTGTTGAACCTCGGGTTTTCGGACAGCCAGATCAAATCGTTGGCCCCCGGCCATGCGATCATCATTCACCCGGAAACCGGGTTTCGAATTGAGCGTTTCGCGGAAGAAAAATCGCCCGCGCACTGCTTCTTCGAATGGATCTATTTTGCCAATGTCGCCAGTACGTTGGATGATCGCAGCGTCTATCTCAGCCGCACCCATCTCGGTGAAGAATTAGCCCGCGCCGAACGCGCCTTGGGACGGGTCCCGCTCAATAGTGAGGACACGATCATTGTGCCGGTGCCCGATACCAGCAAAGCGGCCGCCGATGCGATGGCATTTGAGCTCTCGATTCCCTGTCGCGAAGGGCTGATTCGCAATCGTTACGCAGGCCGAACGTTTATCGAAGGGGGCGGAGCAAGGAAGGCCAAAGCGGCGGCGAAGTACACCCCGTTGCGGGAGGTCCTCGAAGGCAAACGTGTGATCTTGGTCGAGGACTCGATCGTCCGCAGCACTACCATGAATGTGTTGTTGGACCGTATCCGCGAAGTCGGCGGGGCGAAAGAAATTCACGTGCGAGTCGCCTGTCCCCCCATCGTCGCACCCTGTTTTTACGGGATCGACATGAGCACAATCGATCAATTGATCGCACCAAAGTACTTCGGTGTCGGTGGCGAATTGACGGATGAAGCTCAACAGAAATTGGCCGATGACTTGGGGGCCGATTCGCTGCGTTATTTGCCGGTTGACGCGATCGCTCGCGCGATTGGGTTGCCCGAAGACCATTTGTGTCGCGCCTGTGTCACTGGGAAATATCCCACCGAATGCGGCCAACATCTGTATCAAATCGCCTTGGATAATCGCGGCAATAATATCGATTCCAAACGCACCTACGAACAGCTTGCCGCGGCGCTCCAACAGAGCTAG
- the proB gene encoding glutamate 5-kinase translates to MDQTEATLKAYRKTAIENAKCVVVKVGTRVLTTPSGKLDRDRVAKLSAQLCRIADTGRQTVMVSSGAVGAGVGKLGLANRPKGISQLQAVAAIGQTDLIQAYESSIAAGGHHAAQVLLTASDLRRRSGYLHVRNALSRIHDYGAIAIVNENDSVAVRELMTTFGDNDRLAARVAGLLNDTLLIILSDVDGLYDGPPRDPKSKRLQVVHAINDAVFNLASDKLNSVSKGGMTSKLEAAKIATSHGHTAIIAPGHDDEVLDKIFALEPIGTLFPPTEKTIRGRRRWIGGSAKVEGILHLDRGAVKAVWEDGRSLLAVGIRVVKGTFRRGAVVALHDPDGNEIARGLSNYRSTELEKIMGKSSDQIGDILGHCPYENAIHRDNLVLTRNNEFT, encoded by the coding sequence ATGGACCAAACTGAAGCCACCTTAAAAGCGTACCGAAAAACCGCAATCGAAAATGCAAAATGCGTTGTCGTAAAGGTAGGAACGAGGGTCTTAACGACGCCTAGCGGTAAACTTGACCGCGATCGAGTCGCGAAACTTTCCGCACAACTTTGCCGAATTGCCGATACCGGACGCCAAACCGTCATGGTCAGCAGCGGTGCCGTGGGCGCCGGGGTTGGTAAGCTTGGACTTGCCAACCGCCCCAAGGGCATCTCTCAACTTCAAGCGGTCGCGGCAATCGGGCAAACCGACTTGATCCAAGCTTACGAATCAAGCATCGCCGCGGGCGGCCACCATGCCGCCCAAGTGCTGCTGACCGCCTCGGACCTGCGTCGCCGCAGTGGCTACTTGCATGTTCGCAACGCGCTGAGCCGAATTCACGACTACGGCGCGATTGCCATCGTCAACGAGAATGACTCGGTGGCCGTTCGCGAATTGATGACGACCTTTGGGGACAACGATCGGTTGGCCGCTCGAGTCGCCGGCCTCTTGAACGACACCTTGTTGATCATCCTTTCGGACGTCGACGGACTGTACGATGGCCCCCCTAGAGACCCGAAAAGTAAACGGTTGCAGGTGGTCCACGCGATCAACGACGCAGTCTTCAACTTGGCCTCCGACAAACTCAACAGCGTCAGCAAGGGAGGAATGACAAGCAAACTCGAGGCCGCCAAGATCGCGACCTCCCACGGCCACACCGCCATCATCGCTCCAGGCCATGACGATGAAGTGCTCGACAAAATTTTCGCATTGGAACCGATCGGAACCCTGTTCCCTCCGACCGAGAAAACCATCCGCGGTCGTCGACGTTGGATCGGTGGCTCCGCGAAAGTCGAAGGGATTCTGCATCTCGACCGCGGCGCCGTCAAAGCGGTTTGGGAAGATGGCCGCAGTCTATTAGCGGTCGGCATCCGGGTCGTCAAAGGAACGTTTCGGCGAGGAGCAGTGGTCGCGCTGCATGATCCCGATGGAAACGAAATCGCTCGTGGTCTAAGCAATTACCGATCGACCGAACTCGAGAAGATCATGGGCAAATCGAGCGACCAAATTGGCGACATCCTGGGGCATTGTCCGTATGAAAATGCGATCCACCGCGACAACCTCGTGCTGACTCGTAACAACGAGTTCACCTAG
- a CDS encoding esterase-like activity of phytase family protein has protein sequence MTWKAILVGSILRISLAAMLFSDAALNAASPQIELIGKLAIRGDHRDATEDQRKLEDGSHANQFGGLSGIEYRGTGNRFLLLADRGAGDGAVTYHCRYHEVELAADPATGTLSFQLESTHLLHTLAGEPLVGSSAAHQQHQHNKNAKHAWTAFDPEGIRLLADQSLLLSDEYGPHIVVVDPSGRISYEFTVPDKFRLREPENGVVQQGIYSNRGLEGIAVTPSGNRMIALPQSPLIQDAVIEDGKCLGLNCRSLVFDGNHNCIREIVYPLDNLASGTSEILAIDEERLLVLERDSKAGLEAKTKKIFLIDIAGASDVSGIESLPKTDLPENIIPAKKSLLIDLLEPRFGLGGENAHEKPEGLCWGPRLADGRRTLWVCCDNDFDASISSEIYCFAVDGLDR, from the coding sequence ATGACTTGGAAAGCGATTTTAGTAGGATCAATCCTCCGCATCAGCCTTGCCGCGATGCTCTTCAGCGACGCGGCTTTGAATGCCGCGTCGCCACAAATTGAATTGATTGGAAAACTGGCGATCCGAGGCGACCATCGAGACGCCACCGAGGACCAGCGGAAACTCGAAGACGGATCCCACGCCAACCAATTCGGAGGCCTCTCGGGAATCGAGTACCGTGGCACGGGCAACCGCTTCCTATTGCTGGCCGATCGCGGCGCCGGCGACGGCGCAGTGACCTATCACTGCCGCTACCACGAAGTGGAACTGGCCGCGGACCCGGCAACCGGGACCCTCTCGTTCCAACTCGAGTCGACGCACTTGCTGCACACGCTGGCCGGCGAACCGTTGGTTGGCTCGTCCGCAGCTCACCAGCAACACCAGCACAACAAAAACGCGAAACACGCCTGGACGGCGTTCGACCCCGAAGGCATTCGCCTACTCGCCGATCAATCATTGCTCCTTAGCGACGAGTACGGACCGCATATTGTCGTCGTCGATCCATCGGGACGAATCTCATACGAGTTCACCGTGCCCGATAAATTTCGCTTGCGCGAGCCCGAAAACGGCGTCGTCCAACAAGGGATTTACAGCAATCGTGGCTTGGAAGGCATCGCGGTGACGCCGAGCGGCAACCGCATGATCGCACTTCCCCAAAGCCCGCTGATCCAAGATGCGGTGATCGAAGATGGCAAATGTCTAGGGCTGAATTGCCGATCGCTGGTCTTCGACGGCAACCACAACTGCATTCGTGAAATCGTTTACCCCCTCGACAATCTCGCCAGCGGCACCAGCGAAATCTTGGCGATTGATGAGGAGCGACTCCTTGTGCTTGAGCGCGACAGCAAAGCGGGGCTGGAAGCAAAAACCAAAAAGATTTTCTTGATCGACATCGCCGGCGCCAGTGATGTCAGTGGCATCGAATCGTTGCCCAAAACCGATCTACCTGAGAACATTATCCCGGCAAAGAAAAGTCTGTTAATCGATTTGCTTGAGCCGAGATTTGGCCTGGGCGGTGAGAACGCGCACGAGAAACCCGAGGGACTTTGCTGGGGACCTCGCTTGGCCGATGGTCGTCGTACCCTCTGGGTCTGTTGCGACAACGATTTCGATGCCTCGATCTCGAGCGAAATCTACTGTTTCGCGGTCGACGGACTGGATCGCTAA
- the lpxB gene encoding lipid-A-disaccharide synthase, protein MSKRIFFSVGEPSGDQHAARLITHLKQAYPEIQTTGFGGESMQAAGCELELDLTKHAVVGILEVLPKLREFFRFVDQAEAIFKTGTIDAVVLVDFPGFNWHIAKRAKQYGIPVYYYCPPQLWAWGGWRVRKMKRLVDHVLAVLPVEQTYFSKHNIPATYVGHPFFDAVASAKLDEHLLARLAKQSDDGDQLVAVLPGSRTHEVQRTWPVMLESIRRLAKTDPDAKFLVAAYRDRHCLWCRNQLTAADAELPIEFYVDRTSEIIEAARCAMMVSGSVSLELMARRTPAAVTYRIGRFLYAFAKMVVKLDSITLPNLMSPRKVFPEFISVGSTEPAVEFLTQSVGAFLHDEFYYQQTLASIDELRRQHAGGGATAKAANWIGEQVAGRRDEALRNAA, encoded by the coding sequence ATGTCCAAACGCATCTTCTTTTCTGTTGGGGAACCCAGTGGTGATCAGCATGCGGCTCGACTCATCACCCATCTAAAACAGGCTTACCCCGAGATTCAGACGACTGGATTCGGCGGCGAATCGATGCAGGCGGCGGGCTGTGAATTGGAGCTCGATCTGACCAAGCATGCGGTCGTGGGGATTTTGGAGGTTTTGCCAAAGCTGCGCGAGTTCTTTCGCTTTGTCGATCAGGCTGAAGCCATTTTCAAGACCGGCACGATCGATGCCGTCGTCCTTGTTGATTTCCCAGGTTTCAATTGGCATATCGCCAAACGTGCCAAGCAATACGGGATTCCCGTCTACTACTATTGCCCCCCCCAACTATGGGCCTGGGGCGGGTGGCGAGTGCGGAAGATGAAACGGCTTGTCGATCATGTGCTGGCGGTGCTGCCGGTCGAGCAAACCTACTTTAGCAAACACAATATTCCGGCCACCTATGTCGGGCATCCGTTCTTTGACGCGGTGGCATCGGCCAAGCTTGACGAGCATCTGCTCGCACGCTTGGCAAAGCAAAGCGACGACGGGGATCAATTGGTCGCGGTGTTGCCAGGGTCGCGCACTCACGAGGTCCAACGCACGTGGCCGGTCATGCTCGAGTCGATCCGGCGATTGGCGAAAACGGATCCTGATGCAAAATTCTTGGTCGCCGCGTACCGGGATCGCCACTGCTTGTGGTGCCGGAACCAATTGACCGCAGCGGATGCGGAGTTGCCGATTGAGTTTTACGTCGACCGCACAAGCGAAATCATCGAAGCGGCACGTTGTGCCATGATGGTCAGCGGGTCGGTGAGTTTGGAGTTGATGGCTCGGCGAACGCCTGCCGCCGTGACGTATCGGATCGGCCGATTCTTGTATGCGTTCGCGAAAATGGTTGTGAAGTTAGACTCGATCACGTTGCCCAATTTGATGAGTCCTCGAAAGGTTTTTCCCGAGTTCATCTCCGTGGGGTCGACGGAGCCCGCCGTCGAATTTTTGACGCAATCGGTGGGCGCGTTCCTGCACGACGAGTTTTACTACCAACAAACGCTCGCCTCGATCGACGAATTGCGACGTCAGCATGCGGGCGGCGGGGCGACCGCGAAGGCTGCGAATTGGATCGGCGAGCAGGTCGCGGGACGGCGCGACGAAGCCCTTCGCAACGCCGCTTAG
- a CDS encoding cupin domain-containing protein: MNRAKTAPQLVDLTALPAVACPCGTARRAFEDRPEFPGTVHLTEITTAARTHYHKEHSEVYVILECESDAAIELDGTLHPVRPLTAILIPAGVRHRAVGEMKTIILSTPNFDAGDEHFDQEKPSSQ; encoded by the coding sequence TTGAACCGAGCAAAAACGGCCCCCCAACTCGTCGATCTGACCGCATTACCTGCGGTCGCGTGCCCTTGTGGCACCGCCCGTCGGGCGTTTGAGGATCGTCCCGAGTTTCCTGGTACGGTTCATCTAACGGAAATCACGACCGCTGCCCGCACTCACTATCACAAGGAGCACAGCGAGGTTTACGTCATACTGGAATGCGAAAGCGATGCGGCGATTGAACTCGATGGCACCCTCCACCCGGTTCGTCCCTTAACTGCTATCCTGATTCCTGCGGGTGTTCGCCACCGCGCGGTAGGGGAAATGAAGACGATCATCCTCAGCACCCCTAACTTTGACGCCGGGGACGAACACTTTGACCAAGAAAAACCTTCGAGCCAGTAA